A genomic stretch from Mycobacterium malmoense includes:
- a CDS encoding NAD(P)-dependent alcohol dehydrogenase: MSTVSAYAATSATEPLTKTTIDRRDPGPHDVAIDIRYAGICHSDIHTVKAEWGQPNYPVVPGHEIAGVVAEVGSEVTKHKVGDRVGVGCFVDSCRECSSCRRGIEQYCKPGATFTYNSIGKDGQPTYGGYSEAIVVDENYVLRIPDALPLDAAAPLLCAGITLYSPLRHWNAGPDTRLAIVGLGGLGHMGVKLGAALGAEVTVLSQSLKKMEDGLRLGASHYYATADPDTFRKLVGGFNLILNTVSANLKLGDYLNLLDVDGTLVELGIPEHPMEVPAFPLALMRRSLSGSNIGGIAETQEMLNFCAEHGVAPEIELIEPGYINEAYERVLASDVRYRFVIDISKL; the protein is encoded by the coding sequence ATGAGCACAGTTTCGGCGTACGCCGCCACGTCGGCGACCGAACCGCTGACCAAGACCACCATCGACCGCCGCGACCCCGGCCCGCACGACGTCGCGATCGACATCAGGTACGCCGGGATATGCCACTCGGACATTCACACCGTGAAAGCCGAGTGGGGCCAACCGAATTACCCGGTGGTGCCCGGTCACGAGATCGCCGGCGTGGTGGCCGAGGTGGGCTCCGAGGTCACCAAGCACAAGGTGGGCGACCGCGTCGGCGTGGGCTGTTTCGTGGACTCCTGCCGCGAATGCAGCAGCTGCCGGCGCGGCATCGAGCAGTATTGCAAGCCGGGCGCGACCTTCACTTACAACTCGATCGGCAAAGACGGCCAGCCGACCTACGGCGGCTACAGCGAGGCGATCGTGGTCGATGAGAACTACGTCCTGCGCATCCCCGACGCGCTGCCGCTGGACGCCGCCGCGCCGCTGCTGTGCGCGGGCATCACGCTGTATTCGCCGCTGCGGCACTGGAATGCGGGGCCGGACACGCGGCTGGCGATCGTCGGCCTGGGCGGGCTCGGGCACATGGGCGTGAAGCTGGGCGCGGCGTTGGGCGCCGAGGTGACCGTGCTGTCGCAGTCGCTGAAGAAGATGGAGGACGGGCTGCGCCTGGGCGCCAGCCACTACTACGCGACGGCCGACCCCGACACCTTCCGCAAGCTGGTCGGCGGCTTCAACCTGATCCTGAACACCGTCTCGGCGAACCTGAAACTCGGCGACTACCTCAACCTGCTGGACGTCGACGGCACCCTCGTCGAGCTCGGCATCCCCGAACACCCCATGGAGGTGCCGGCGTTCCCGCTCGCGTTGATGCGGCGCAGCCTGTCCGGGTCGAACATCGGCGGGATCGCCGAGACCCAGGAGATGCTGAACTTCTGCGCCGAGCACGGCGTCGCGCCCGAAATCGAGCTCATCGAGCCCGGTTACATCAACGAAGCCTACGAACGCGTGCTCGCCAGCGACGTGCGCTACCGCTTCGTCATCGACATCTCGAAGCTATGA
- a CDS encoding redoxin NrdH, whose product MSITVYTKPACVQCSATYKALDKQGLAYEKVDITLDPEARDYVMALGYLQAPVVVAANDHWSGFRPDRIKALAGAALSA is encoded by the coding sequence ATGAGCATCACCGTCTACACCAAGCCGGCATGCGTGCAGTGCAGCGCCACTTACAAGGCTTTGGACAAGCAGGGCCTTGCCTACGAGAAGGTCGACATCACGCTGGACCCCGAGGCGCGCGACTACGTGATGGCGCTGGGCTACCTGCAGGCCCCCGTGGTGGTGGCGGCAAACGACCACTGGTCGGGTTTCCGGCCCGACCGCATCAAGGCGCTCGCGGGTGCCGCCCTGAGCGCGTAG
- the nrdF gene encoding class 1b ribonucleoside-diphosphate reductase subunit beta, whose product MKLIDRVSAINWNRLQDDKDAEVWDRLTGNFWLPEKVPVSNDLPSWGTLTASEKQLTMRVFTGLTLLDTIQGTVGAVSLIPDALTPHEEAVYTNIAFMESVHAKSYSSIFSTLCSTAEIDDAFRWSEENVNLQRKAEIVMQYYRGDEPLKRKVASTLLESFLFYSGFYLPMYWSSRAKLTNTADMIRLIIRDEAVHGYYIGYKFQRGLALVDDVKRAELKDYTYELLFELYDNEVEYTQDLYDEVGLTEDVKKFLRYNANKALMNLGYEALFPRDETDVNPAILSALSPNADENHDFFSGSGSSYVIGKAVVTEDEDWNF is encoded by the coding sequence ATGAAGCTGATTGACCGCGTTTCGGCGATCAACTGGAACCGGCTGCAAGACGACAAGGACGCCGAGGTCTGGGACCGGCTGACGGGCAATTTCTGGCTGCCCGAGAAGGTGCCGGTGTCCAACGACCTACCGTCGTGGGGAACGCTGACCGCCAGCGAGAAGCAGCTGACGATGCGGGTGTTCACCGGGCTGACGCTGCTGGACACCATCCAGGGCACGGTCGGGGCGGTCAGCCTGATCCCGGACGCGCTGACCCCGCACGAGGAGGCCGTCTACACCAACATCGCGTTCATGGAGTCGGTGCACGCCAAGAGCTACAGCTCGATCTTCTCCACGCTGTGTTCGACGGCCGAGATCGACGACGCCTTCCGCTGGTCGGAGGAGAACGTCAACCTGCAGCGCAAGGCCGAGATCGTGATGCAGTACTACCGCGGCGACGAACCGCTGAAGCGCAAGGTGGCCTCCACGCTGCTGGAAAGCTTTCTCTTCTACTCCGGGTTCTACCTGCCGATGTACTGGTCGAGCCGGGCCAAGCTGACCAACACCGCCGACATGATCCGGCTGATCATCCGCGACGAGGCCGTGCACGGCTACTACATCGGCTACAAGTTCCAGCGCGGCCTGGCGCTGGTCGACGACGTCAAGCGCGCCGAACTGAAGGACTACACCTACGAGCTGCTCTTCGAGCTCTACGACAACGAGGTGGAATACACCCAGGACCTCTACGACGAGGTCGGGCTCACCGAGGACGTCAAGAAGTTCCTGCGCTACAACGCCAACAAGGCGCTGATGAACCTCGGCTACGAGGCCCTGTTCCCGCGCGACGAGACCGACGTCAACCCGGCGATCCTGTCGGCGCTGAGCCCCAACGCCGACGAGAACCACGACTTCTTCTCCGGCTCCGGGTCGTCGTACGTGATCGGCAAGGCCGTCGTCACCGAGGACGAGGACTGGAACTTCTGA
- a CDS encoding flavin-containing monooxygenase, whose product MTIAEPTAQTPAHQQPVHTRALIIGTGFSGLGMAIRLQQQGVDFVILEKADDIGGTWRDNSYPGCACDIPSHLYSFSFEPKPDWTHLFSYQPEIWDYLKGVTEKYGLRRYIVFNSLVDRGHWDDDEYRWHVFTTDGREYVAQFLISGAGALHIPSIPDFEGRDEFRGPAFHSAQWDHAVDLTGKRVAVIGTGASAIQIVPEIVGRVAELQLYQRTPAWVVPRTNEELPPALRRALANVPGLRALLRLGIYWAQEALAFGMTKRPNMLRFIEAYAKWNIRRSVKDRELRRKLTPHYRIGCKRILNSSTYYPAVADPKTELITDRIARITPDGIVTADGTERKVDVIVYGTGFHVTDSYTYVQIKGRYGEDLVDRWNREGIGAHRGITVADMPNLFFLLGPNTGLGHNSVVFMIESQIHYVADAIKTCDRMGAQALAPTRAAQDRFNDDLQHELSHSVWNTGGCASWYLDEHGKNTVLWGGYTWQYWRATRAVKPEEYQFYGVGKGSSREPIGAMRPAR is encoded by the coding sequence ATGACCATTGCCGAGCCGACGGCGCAGACGCCGGCCCACCAACAGCCGGTGCACACCCGCGCCCTCATCATCGGCACCGGCTTCTCCGGGCTGGGCATGGCCATCAGGCTGCAGCAGCAGGGTGTGGACTTCGTCATCCTGGAGAAGGCCGACGACATCGGCGGCACCTGGCGGGACAACAGCTACCCCGGCTGCGCGTGCGACATCCCGTCGCACCTCTACTCGTTCTCCTTCGAACCCAAGCCGGACTGGACGCACCTGTTCTCCTATCAGCCCGAAATCTGGGACTACCTCAAGGGCGTCACCGAGAAATACGGGCTGCGCCGCTACATCGTGTTCAACTCGCTGGTCGATCGTGGCCATTGGGATGACGACGAGTATCGGTGGCACGTGTTCACCACCGACGGGCGCGAATACGTCGCCCAGTTCCTGATCTCGGGGGCCGGCGCGTTGCACATCCCGTCCATCCCCGACTTCGAGGGGCGCGACGAGTTTCGCGGCCCCGCCTTCCATTCCGCGCAGTGGGACCACGCCGTCGACCTGACCGGCAAGCGGGTGGCGGTGATCGGGACGGGCGCCAGCGCGATCCAGATTGTGCCGGAGATCGTCGGGCGGGTCGCCGAACTTCAGCTCTACCAACGCACCCCGGCGTGGGTGGTGCCGCGCACCAACGAAGAACTCCCGCCGGCGCTGCGGCGGGCGCTGGCGAACGTCCCGGGATTGCGGGCGTTGCTGCGCCTCGGAATCTATTGGGCGCAAGAGGCATTGGCGTTCGGCATGACCAAGCGGCCGAACATGCTGAGGTTCATCGAGGCCTACGCCAAGTGGAACATTCGCCGCTCGGTGAAGGACCGCGAGCTGCGTCGCAAGCTGACCCCGCACTACCGCATCGGGTGCAAGCGAATCCTGAACTCCTCCACCTATTACCCCGCGGTGGCGGACCCGAAGACCGAGCTGATCACCGACCGCATCGCCCGGATCACGCCCGACGGGATCGTCACCGCCGACGGTACCGAGCGCAAAGTCGACGTGATCGTCTACGGCACCGGCTTCCACGTGACCGACTCCTACACCTACGTCCAGATCAAGGGGCGGTACGGGGAGGACCTGGTCGACCGGTGGAACCGCGAAGGCATCGGCGCGCACCGCGGGATCACCGTCGCCGACATGCCCAACCTGTTCTTCCTGCTGGGGCCCAACACCGGGCTCGGGCACAACTCCGTGGTGTTCATGATCGAATCCCAGATCCACTACGTGGCCGACGCGATCAAGACCTGCGACCGGATGGGCGCCCAGGCGCTGGCCCCGACCCGGGCCGCCCAGGATCGCTTCAACGACGATCTGCAACACGAGCTTTCGCACTCGGTGTGGAACACGGGCGGGTGCGCCAGCTGGTATCTCGACGAGCACGGCAAGAACACGGTGCTGTGGGGCGGCTACACCTGGCAGTACTGGAGGGCCACGCGCGCGGTCAAGCCCGAGGAGTATCAGTTCTACGGGGTCGGCAAGGGCTCGTCGCGCGAACCGATCGGGGCTATGCGACCCGCGCGCTGA
- the nrdE gene encoding class 1b ribonucleoside-diphosphate reductase subunit alpha, with the protein MPSTVTAEPLASGAHSHVSGGPAELDYHALNAMLNLYDADGKIQFDKDVLAARQFFLQHVNQNTVFFHNQDEKLDYLIRENYYEREVLDQYSRNFVKTLLDRAYAKKFRFPTFLGAFKYYTSYTLKTFDGKRYLERFEDRVVMVALTLAAGDTGLAEKLVDEIIDGRFQPATPTFLNSGKAQRGEPVSCFLLRVEDNMESIGRSINSALQLSKRGGGVALLLSNIREHGAPIKNIENQSSGVIPIMKLLEDSFSYANQLGARQGAGAVYLHAHHPDIYRFLDTKRENADEKIRIKTLSLGVVIPDITFELAKKNEDMYLFSPYDVERVYGVAFADISVTEKYYEMVDDARIRKSKIKAREFFQTLAELQFESGYPYIMFEDTVNRANPIEGKITHSNLCSEILQVSTPSLFNEDLSYAKVGKDISCNLGSLNIAKTMDSPDFAQTIEVSIRALTAVSDQTHITSVPSIEQGNNDSHAIGLGQMNLHGYLAREGIFYGSEEGVDFTNIYFYAVLYHALRASNRIAIERGTHFKGFERSKYASGEFFDKYTEQVWEPKTDKVRQLFADTEIRIPTQDDWKRLKESVQAHGIYNQNLQAVPPTGSISYINHSTSSIHPIVSKVEIRKEGKIGRVYYPAPYMTNDNLEYYQDAYEIGYEKIIDTYAAATQHVDQGLSLTLFFKDTATTRDVNKAQIYAWRKGIKTLYYIRLRQMALEGTEVEGCVSCML; encoded by the coding sequence GTGCCATCAACCGTCACTGCAGAGCCTCTAGCCTCGGGCGCGCACTCCCACGTTTCGGGTGGGCCGGCGGAACTGGATTATCACGCGCTGAACGCGATGCTGAATCTGTATGACGCCGACGGCAAGATCCAGTTCGACAAGGACGTGCTGGCGGCGCGCCAGTTCTTCCTGCAGCACGTCAACCAGAACACGGTCTTCTTCCACAATCAGGACGAGAAGCTCGACTACCTGATCCGCGAAAACTACTACGAGCGTGAGGTTCTCGATCAGTACTCGCGCAACTTCGTCAAGACGCTGCTGGACCGGGCCTACGCCAAGAAGTTCCGGTTCCCGACGTTTCTCGGCGCGTTCAAGTACTACACCTCCTACACGCTGAAGACGTTCGACGGGAAGCGCTACCTGGAGCGCTTCGAGGACCGCGTGGTCATGGTGGCGCTGACGCTGGCGGCCGGCGACACCGGGCTGGCCGAGAAGCTGGTCGACGAGATCATCGACGGCCGGTTCCAGCCGGCCACCCCGACGTTTTTGAACTCCGGCAAGGCGCAGCGCGGCGAACCGGTGAGCTGCTTCCTTTTGCGCGTCGAGGACAATATGGAGTCGATCGGGCGGTCGATCAACTCCGCGCTGCAGCTGTCCAAGCGTGGCGGGGGAGTCGCGTTGCTGCTGAGCAACATTCGCGAGCACGGCGCGCCGATCAAGAACATCGAGAACCAGTCGTCCGGTGTCATCCCGATCATGAAGCTGCTGGAGGATTCGTTCTCCTACGCCAACCAGCTGGGCGCACGTCAGGGCGCCGGCGCGGTGTACCTGCACGCCCATCATCCGGACATCTACCGATTCCTGGACACCAAGCGGGAGAACGCCGACGAGAAGATTCGGATCAAGACGCTCAGTCTTGGCGTCGTGATCCCCGACATCACGTTCGAACTGGCCAAGAAGAACGAGGACATGTACCTGTTCTCGCCCTACGATGTCGAACGCGTCTACGGCGTGGCGTTCGCCGACATCTCGGTCACCGAGAAGTACTACGAAATGGTCGACGACGCGCGCATCCGCAAGTCCAAGATCAAGGCGCGGGAGTTCTTCCAGACGCTGGCCGAGCTGCAGTTCGAGTCCGGCTACCCCTACATCATGTTCGAGGACACGGTGAACCGGGCCAATCCTATTGAGGGCAAGATCACCCACTCGAACCTGTGCTCGGAGATCCTGCAGGTGTCCACGCCGTCGTTGTTCAACGAGGACCTGTCGTATGCCAAAGTGGGCAAGGACATTTCGTGCAACCTGGGGTCGCTGAACATCGCCAAGACGATGGACTCACCGGACTTCGCCCAGACGATCGAGGTGTCGATCCGCGCGCTGACCGCCGTCAGCGACCAGACCCACATCACCTCGGTGCCCTCGATCGAGCAGGGCAACAACGATTCCCACGCGATCGGGTTGGGGCAGATGAACCTGCACGGCTACCTGGCGCGCGAGGGCATCTTCTACGGTTCCGAAGAGGGCGTCGACTTCACCAACATCTACTTCTACGCGGTGCTCTACCACGCGCTGCGGGCGTCGAACCGCATCGCCATCGAACGGGGCACGCACTTCAAGGGATTCGAGCGATCGAAGTACGCCTCGGGGGAGTTCTTCGACAAATACACCGAGCAGGTCTGGGAGCCGAAGACCGACAAGGTGCGTCAGCTTTTTGCCGACACCGAGATCCGCATCCCGACGCAGGACGACTGGAAGCGGCTGAAGGAATCGGTCCAGGCGCACGGCATCTACAACCAGAACCTGCAGGCGGTGCCGCCGACCGGGTCGATCTCCTACATCAACCACTCGACGAGCTCGATCCACCCGATCGTGTCGAAGGTCGAGATCCGCAAGGAGGGCAAGATCGGCCGGGTCTATTACCCGGCGCCGTATATGACCAACGACAACCTGGAGTACTACCAGGACGCCTACGAGATCGGCTACGAGAAGATCATCGACACCTACGCCGCGGCCACCCAGCACGTGGATCAGGGGCTTTCGCTGACGCTGTTCTTCAAGGACACGGCCACCACCCGTGACGTGAACAAGGCGCAGATTTACGCCTGGCGCAAGGGAATCAAGACGCTGTACTACATCCGGCTGCGGCAGATGGCGCTGGAGGGCACTGAGGTGGAGGGCTGCGTCTCCTGCATGCTGTAA
- a CDS encoding TetR/AcrR family transcriptional regulator, with protein MPRPPRPHPGVKPGAKVDARSERWREHRKKVRGEIVDAAFRAIDRLGPELSVREIAEEAGTAKPKIYRHFHDKSDLFQAIGERLRDMLWAGIFPSIDLKTDTAREVIRRSVEEYVTLVDKHPNVLRVFIQDRSAATPQSTAQILDEGREITLTMADMFDNELREMELDHAAVELAAHAAFGSAASATEWWLGPGPDSPRRMPREQFVAHLTTIMMGVIVGTAEALGIAVDPDRPIHNAVRSNPAAS; from the coding sequence ATTCCGCGGCCCCCTCGACCCCACCCCGGTGTGAAGCCCGGGGCGAAGGTCGACGCGCGCAGCGAACGCTGGCGCGAACACCGCAAGAAGGTGCGCGGCGAAATCGTCGACGCGGCGTTCCGCGCCATCGACCGGCTCGGGCCGGAGCTGAGCGTGCGGGAGATCGCCGAGGAGGCCGGCACCGCCAAGCCTAAGATCTACCGGCATTTCCACGACAAGTCCGACCTGTTCCAGGCGATCGGGGAGCGCCTGCGCGACATGCTGTGGGCGGGGATCTTCCCGTCGATCGACCTGAAGACCGACACCGCCCGCGAGGTGATCCGGCGCAGCGTCGAGGAGTACGTCACCCTCGTCGACAAGCACCCCAACGTGCTGCGGGTCTTCATTCAGGACCGCTCCGCGGCCACCCCCCAATCGACCGCCCAGATCCTCGACGAAGGCCGCGAGATCACGTTGACCATGGCCGACATGTTCGACAACGAACTGCGGGAGATGGAGCTGGACCACGCGGCGGTCGAACTGGCCGCCCACGCGGCGTTCGGATCCGCCGCGTCGGCCACCGAGTGGTGGCTGGGCCCCGGCCCCGACAGTCCGCGACGCATGCCGCGCGAGCAATTCGTCGCCCATCTGACGACCATCATGATGGGGGTCATCGTCGGCACCGCCGAGGCGCTCGGCATCGCGGTCGATCCCGACCGGCCGATCCACAATGCGGTGCGGAGCAATCCCGCCGCCAGCTGA
- a CDS encoding phytoene desaturase family protein, whose product MADYDAIVIGAGHNGLVAANVLAKGGAKVLVLERAHFLGGMAATRELFDGYKHSVGAWAVLIWRKEMTERLELTKWGFELMDQWTSTCTFGDPQDTPFVMYNDLERMGRHLLEDHGPDVAAGLGGLFAHIGRFAPYFVDSAFGPPLDIIEVIAAQPTPEDRHDFAQMWYGSTMDTVRRFLAPDQGRCIQGSLAAMSIDAFDGGPWTPGSNASTLYHYLIGGGNVEYIMPRGGIGSLSAALCRRAESLGAEVRMKQHVKEILVTDGRATGVQLRDGTTISADTVLSSLDPYTTFVNLAGAQNFPPDYIRKIKEINFNLGYIQAHLTIDQAPQWIERLQPFIQDNGQYCPTVAYAPSPEYISDAWEQYRKGQLPDAPPTYLYIPSMVDSSLAPEGKHSATIFTPYFPTGLDADENRSWKEQYADTCVRIFDTYAPGFADSVTNRVVFSNRYFGSTFSAHAGDYAHGLLQPNQLWTGRVVEGADKFATPVDGLYLCGQCTHPGPGVTGIPGWNGAEAALKRLSARVA is encoded by the coding sequence ATGGCGGACTACGACGCGATCGTCATCGGGGCGGGTCACAACGGCCTGGTCGCCGCCAACGTGCTGGCGAAGGGCGGCGCGAAAGTGCTTGTGCTGGAACGGGCTCACTTCCTCGGCGGCATGGCCGCGACCCGCGAACTGTTCGACGGCTACAAGCACAGCGTCGGCGCCTGGGCGGTGCTGATCTGGCGCAAGGAGATGACCGAGCGCCTGGAGCTGACCAAGTGGGGCTTCGAGCTGATGGACCAGTGGACGTCGACGTGCACCTTCGGCGATCCGCAGGACACGCCCTTCGTGATGTACAACGACCTGGAGCGCATGGGCCGTCACCTGCTCGAGGATCACGGGCCCGACGTCGCGGCGGGCCTCGGCGGCCTGTTCGCCCACATCGGCCGGTTCGCACCGTATTTCGTCGACTCCGCGTTCGGCCCCCCGCTCGACATCATCGAGGTGATCGCCGCACAGCCCACGCCCGAGGACCGCCACGACTTCGCCCAGATGTGGTACGGCAGCACGATGGACACGGTCCGCCGTTTCCTGGCGCCCGACCAGGGCCGCTGCATCCAGGGCTCGCTGGCCGCGATGTCCATCGACGCGTTCGACGGCGGCCCGTGGACCCCCGGCTCGAACGCGTCCACGCTGTATCACTACCTGATCGGCGGCGGCAACGTCGAATACATCATGCCGCGCGGCGGTATCGGCTCGCTGAGCGCGGCGCTGTGCCGCCGCGCCGAATCGCTCGGCGCCGAGGTGCGGATGAAGCAGCACGTCAAGGAGATCCTGGTCACCGACGGCCGCGCCACCGGGGTCCAATTGCGCGACGGCACAACGATTTCGGCCGACACCGTGCTGTCGTCGCTCGACCCGTACACCACCTTCGTGAATCTGGCCGGCGCGCAGAACTTTCCGCCCGATTACATCCGCAAGATCAAGGAGATCAACTTCAACCTGGGCTACATCCAGGCCCATCTCACCATCGACCAAGCGCCCCAATGGATCGAGCGCCTACAACCCTTCATACAGGACAATGGGCAGTACTGCCCCACCGTCGCCTACGCGCCGTCGCCGGAGTACATCAGCGACGCGTGGGAGCAGTATCGCAAGGGCCAGCTGCCCGATGCCCCGCCCACCTATCTGTACATCCCCAGCATGGTCGACTCGTCGCTGGCGCCCGAAGGCAAGCACAGCGCAACGATTTTCACGCCCTACTTCCCCACCGGGCTCGACGCCGACGAAAACCGAAGCTGGAAGGAGCAATACGCCGACACGTGCGTGCGAATCTTCGATACCTATGCGCCCGGGTTCGCCGACTCGGTCACCAACCGCGTGGTGTTCTCCAACCGCTACTTCGGCAGCACCTTCAGCGCGCACGCCGGCGATTACGCGCATGGCCTGCTGCAACCCAACCAGCTGTGGACCGGCCGCGTCGTCGAGGGCGCCGACAAGTTCGCCACCCCGGTCGACGGGCTGTACTTGTGCGGCCAGTGCACCCACCCCGGTCCGGGCGTGACCGGCATCCCCGGGTGGAACGGCGCCGAGGCGGCCCTCAAGCGCCTCAGCGCGCGGGTCGCATAG
- a CDS encoding DUF3349 domain-containing protein, translated as MTTTTPDTSDTDHRRHFCRSVLRWLRAGYPDGVPGPDRVPLLALLRSTPLTEEQIKEVVRDITAEEGSPATVDHPIDRDEISEFISDMTHYDAGPENVIRVASTLAAAGWPLAGIDVSEVIPGDEYAEAAEIAARGSAPEKEVAS; from the coding sequence GTGACGACAACGACCCCTGACACCTCTGACACCGACCATCGCCGCCATTTCTGCCGTTCAGTGTTGCGCTGGCTGCGGGCCGGCTATCCCGATGGCGTCCCCGGGCCGGACCGCGTGCCGTTGCTGGCCCTGCTGCGCAGCACGCCGCTGACCGAAGAGCAGATCAAGGAGGTGGTGCGCGACATCACCGCGGAGGAAGGCTCCCCGGCGACCGTCGACCACCCCATCGATCGCGACGAGATCTCCGAATTCATCTCCGACATGACGCACTACGACGCCGGGCCGGAAAACGTCATCCGGGTGGCCTCCACGTTGGCCGCCGCCGGGTGGCCGCTGGCCGGCATCGACGTCAGCGAGGTCATTCCCGGCGACGAGTACGCCGAGGCGGCCGAAATCGCGGCACGGGGCTCCGCGCCCGAAAAAGAGGTCGCCTCATAG
- a CDS encoding TetR/AcrR family transcriptional regulator has protein sequence MLAQGRSARTRQALMQAAMKRFVADGVHRTSVADIAADVGVTERTFYRHFPSKHAVIFADYDIGFEWFARALALRPHGEPITASVRKAVDAFPFDFAMVREAAVIRSRDLDQGIISTHIRRMRDQVADEIGRFIHERSKPTADGAMIADIAAHSLATAVFVSLEAWMSKGGEDIDELSRLTDIALSALEDGLTRTLREAGLD, from the coding sequence ATGCTGGCCCAAGGCCGTAGCGCACGCACGCGGCAGGCGCTCATGCAGGCCGCGATGAAGCGGTTCGTGGCCGACGGCGTGCATCGGACCAGCGTCGCCGACATCGCCGCCGACGTCGGGGTCACCGAACGCACTTTCTACCGGCACTTCCCGTCCAAGCACGCGGTGATCTTCGCCGACTACGACATCGGATTCGAGTGGTTCGCGCGCGCGTTGGCGCTGCGCCCGCACGGGGAACCCATCACCGCGTCGGTGCGAAAGGCCGTGGACGCGTTCCCCTTTGATTTCGCGATGGTCCGCGAGGCCGCCGTCATCCGGTCGCGCGACCTCGACCAGGGCATCATCAGCACGCACATTCGGCGGATGCGCGATCAGGTCGCCGACGAGATCGGCCGCTTCATCCACGAACGGTCAAAGCCCACGGCCGACGGGGCCATGATCGCCGACATCGCGGCGCACAGCCTGGCCACCGCGGTGTTCGTGTCGCTGGAGGCGTGGATGAGCAAGGGTGGCGAGGATATCGACGAACTCAGCCGCCTCACCGACATCGCGCTGAGCGCCCTCGAGGACGGCCTCACGCGCACCTTGCGAGAAGCCGGATTGGACTGA
- the nrdI gene encoding class Ib ribonucleoside-diphosphate reductase assembly flavoprotein NrdI: MRSPLVYFSSVSENTHRFVQKLGVPATRIPLHGRIEVDEPYVLVLPTYGGGRATPDLNTGGYVPRQVIAFLNNEHNRALLRGVIAAGNTNFGAEFCYAGEVVSRKCGVPYLYRFELMGTEDDVKAVRAGLADFWKEQTCHQPSLQSL, from the coding sequence TTGCGATCGCCACTGGTCTACTTCTCTTCCGTGTCGGAGAACACCCACCGCTTCGTGCAGAAGCTGGGTGTTCCCGCCACGCGGATACCGCTGCACGGCCGCATCGAGGTCGACGAGCCGTACGTGCTGGTATTGCCCACCTACGGCGGGGGCCGTGCCACACCGGACCTCAACACCGGTGGCTATGTCCCCAGGCAGGTCATCGCCTTTTTGAACAACGAGCACAACCGAGCGCTGCTGCGCGGGGTGATCGCGGCCGGCAACACCAACTTCGGTGCGGAGTTCTGCTACGCCGGTGAGGTCGTCTCCCGCAAGTGCGGCGTCCCCTACCTCTATCGCTTCGAACTGATGGGTACCGAGGACGACGTGAAAGCCGTCCGCGCGGGTCTTGCCGATTTCTGGAAGGAACAGACGTGCCATCAACCGTCACTGCAGAGCCTCTAG